In Candidatus Anoxymicrobium japonicum, a single genomic region encodes these proteins:
- a CDS encoding acyl carrier protein, producing the protein MNTLQTILKILDRELNLKGRALEYTADTKLRGALPQLDSMAIVSLVSALEEELGFEFPEDQLDGAIFETVGTLTDCVQRLLAADSA; encoded by the coding sequence ATGAACACACTGCAGACCATTCTGAAGATTCTCGACCGGGAACTCAACCTGAAAGGCCGTGCGCTCGAATACACGGCTGACACCAAGTTGCGCGGCGCCTTGCCCCAGCTTGACTCGATGGCCATCGTTTCGCTGGTTTCGGCGCTGGAGGAAGAGCTCGGTTTCGAGTTTCCCGAAGACCAGCTGGATGGCGCCATCTTTGAAACTGTTGGCACGTTGACCGATTGTGTCCAACGCCTGCTGGCCGCGGACAGCGCATAG